In the genome of Zobellia nedashkovskayae, the window AACATACACTTAGGGCAAGATAAAGAGGTAGACGACTATGTGGTAGAAATGGTACTTGAAGAAGATATTGAAGAGCTTCTTAAAGAAAAGGAAGAATTAGAGAAAGAAAGTCAAAAATTAGACCCGGTAAAAAGCCACATGGCTTATAACGAAACCGCAAAACCAAGCTACGGTAACCCAGAACCTTTAAAAACACTTGAAGAGTTATTAGAGGAAAAAATGGCTGCTGAAAATAGCAATGACCCTAATGAGCTACTTTCTGATTCTGAATACGCAGAGCGCGTAAAAGAATTAAAAAAGAAACGTAAGGAAGCCAAGCAACTGTTAGGCGAAAAAGAGGCTCAAAAGAAAGAATTCACCAATAATTTAGCAAAAAGAAATACATCGGTTTCCTACTCATTAGTAAACCGTAGTAATTATAGATTACCTCCCCCAATATACACTTGTATCGTTGGAGGAAAAGTTGTTGTAAATATTCAAGTAGATGCAATGGGCAACGTTGTGGATGCCGATTACAACTCAAAAAGCTCTGGCACTTCTAACGGTTGTTTGATAGACAATGCCATTGCTTACGCTTATAAAGCTAAATTTAGTTCTGGTGAAAAATCGGTTCAAAAAGGAACCATCACCTACCTATTTCAAGGGAAAGCTCGCTAATACTTCTTTCAGCGTTGATTGCCCTTTATCCTTATTATACCACTGTTGAATTTCCTCTTTAATCTCAGGTAACAATTGGCCATGTTTTGCCTTATGATCTGCTACCAACTTTGCAGCTAGCTTAGGTCTTGGACCCCAATCCGCAAGTACTTCTTGGTTTTCCGCATCCCAAAAAATCAATTTAGGAATAGACATTCCCCCATTAGTCAAGAAACGGTTCATTAAGTCTACATTCTCATCCCTCAAAATCACTTTAAGATCTATATTGTCATTTAACTGTGCCACTTTATTAATTACTGGTAATGCCGGAGCAGCATCTCCACACCAACTTTCGGTTAGGACAATCAGTTGTACTTTTCTATCAAGTTTGGCTATTGCATCTGCATCTTCTGCACTTACTTTTACCGTTTTATCAAAACGCTTCATGCGGCGGTCATTAAGCATCGTATAATTAGCCAAGGCTTCCGTTTGTTCTGGCCCTGTTGCTTTTCCTTCAAGAACTAACTGACTTACCATTGCCCGGTAATCTTCATATGAAATAGCTTGAGAAAGCGCTTTTCCTATTAATTCTTGTGTACTGTTTTCTGTTATAGGTAATGCCATTTTAATCTTCTTTAAAATTTGATAACAAAGTTAACACTCTGCTATGTCTGATTTGGTAACATGGGTCACATTGGTAGTATTTTATTACAAGAACTTACAAACCTCTCGTTCAACTACCTTTTGGAAACGAGAAAATCCGTTATACCATAGTACAACGGACTTTCTACAACTTTATTTATCCTCTTATTTTACTTCAAGAAGTATAAACTGATTCAATTGTGGCCCAAATGCGCTAAAATTATTGTCCGCTACCAACACCAATGAACGATTACCATTTTTTAATACAGGACCAAAAGTGATTCCCTCGATATTATCTACAACTCCATCCGTTAATTGACCTCTAACACTTTCAAAATCGAACAACAACTCCTTGGTCGCTTTTTTATAGTCCGCACCTTTAAGACTATCCATACCACTTAAGTCCGTTGCATCCGAAGCATCAACATTATATATCTTTACGTCGTTACCACCATCTGCATATCCTGTTGAAAAGGAACGTTCCAAGACCAAAAACTTATCTGTATCATATTCTAGAATTTCTACAACGCCGTTTACCGTGAAAGCAGTTTCATCAAACTTTCTAGCAATTGGGTCCAACTCATAAGCAAACTCTTTTCCGAATGCCCCAGAAGTATTTATGAAAGCCATCCGAACCGGAGAATCTGTATCTTCTACCAGTGGTTCTGACCCATCTTCAAAAAGAGGTAATTCCATAGAAGCCCAATAACCAGCTTTGTCAAAGGACACAGAAAGACCCTCAATAACCCCATTGTGTCTTGGGCCACGGTTCTCTTCTTTAGACACCTTGAACTTTTCAGATAATGAAATATTAGATTTATAAGTGCCCTTCATATTCGCTATCCTAATAACTGGGTCTACACCTCCATTAATATTTCCTTCACTTGACCACAATACGCTACCGCCAGTAGTAATCCTAATAGCTTCCGGATCTACTTCACCATCTGCAAAAGGTAGATTACTACCATTCAATAATTCCGTAACCCCATTAATTGTTACATTTTCAAATCCGTTTTCATTAAATTGAATGTCCGCCGTGTAAAACCGAATAGGTGCTTTGGCATCATCACTAATCATGTACCACTTTCCATCTGCATAATCTATTCCAGACAGACCACCAACCTCAGTACCTGCATACATTGAACCATCCGGCAGAACATATTCATCTATATACTGCAGGCTTGTTATGCTCTGATCCTGCATATCTCCATGCCCTATAAAATCATCTATATGCTCACAGGAAATAATTGTTGTGAGAATTAGTAGACCCACAATTTCTAAAGTATAGTTTTTCATTTTTTCATCTATTTTTGGTTCAGCAAGAAGACACATAATTTTTGCAAGAACTTTAACTGGAGATTACGATTAGATTAATCTAGTATTATTTTCATGCTCCATTTGTTAAAGACCTATTACTTCCGACAATCTTAATATTCAACTAACATTACATTAACTATTTAAAAATAGATTTGTGGGTTTCGATAATGATATATGTTGATGAGCTATGAAAAACATCCGTCCACAATTACACAAAAAGCATTCACTTTGCCTTTATGGTTATTTAAAAAAATCAGGGAACCCAGATTTTTTTAGTTCGGTTAAAGAGATTACAGTTTCCAAAAACGAATTCATTTACAAACCTCCTCTTACAGAAAATTACATGTATGAGTTAGTAGAAGGGGTTGTTAAACTAGGTGGTTATTCAGAAACAGGAGAAGAAAACACCTATGATGTAATCTATACAGGCGACTATTTTGGAAACTTAAAATATTTGAATGGACAATTCTTTGAATTTTCAAAAACACTGATAGACAGTAGAATTCGTATTTATGATTTAACCTTCTTTAAAAAAGCTATTATTGAAAACCCAGTTACTTCTGAATGGTTCATTGCCTACCTCCTTAAACGATGGTGTCTAGCCGAAAAAAAATTAGGCCAAGTAAATGAAAGATCAACCCTTCAAAAGCTGGAATTTCTACAGGGTCATTATAATATTAACGTAACCGACATACATGGTGATGAACATATTCTGTATGATTTACTCACTCAAAAAGACAAGGGTGACCTTATCGGGGCCACCCGTCAAACAATTGCCAATGCACTAAAAAAAAAAATCAGTTCTTCTTCTGGGTTAAGATTCCAGGATACAGAATGCCATTTTTAGTTTGAAAGTCTAATTCTAACAATTCGCTAACTACTGGTGCGATATCCTCAAGGCCCATTTTTTCTATTTTCTTGCCTTTGGTGACACCTGCGCCAAATGCAAGAAAACCAGTTTCTATTTCTTTAAAATCAGGAAAGAAACCATGAGTACCTCCTCTTCTTGGGGAAAGTATATTGCCTTTTGTTCCTGATGACATGGCTATTCCGGGTATAGGGGCCAATGCAAGAACTGCATTGGGATCCGCGCCAATAGCATCTAGGTCTTTTCTATCTACTACACGAAACAATTTCTTTATAGAAGGCGGTAAATCATTTAATTTTGCACGGACTTTTGATATCGTCTTTTTGTCATTTTTATCCTTCAACAATAAAAAAGCAGAAGCTCCAGACGTATGAAAAGCGGCTTTCCAATCACCACGGTCATGAGAATCTTCCATCAATCCTTCTTCTACTAACCAAATATTAGGATTCAAAGCAGAATGTACATCAACAAAACCATGATCTCCCGTAACAATAAATGTTGTTTTTCCAAGAATCCCAGCACGATCTGCAGCTTCCATAATTTTTCCTACGGCACGATCAACTGCTGCAATCGCGGTAAAGACCTTTTCGCCTTCTCTGCCCTGTTCGTGTTGAAAATGATCTGTAGCAATTAAATGCAATGTCATAAAGTTCGGCTTATATTTTTCCAAAGTGTAAGCTGCCATTTCGCCCGTTCTGTCTTCTCTGTTCAAGTAATCGCCATTCCAAGTATTATCGTTCAACTTACCCAAGACCGCTATTTCCATCTCTTCTAAAAATCCCTTTGGATTTTCTTTTGTACGCATAGATTCTATTCTACTAACGTCTTTATTGAGAAGCCAAAATTCAGGAATATTATAATCGATTGGGGCACCAACGGAAACCGGCCATATAAAACTGGCATTAGTCTTTCCGGCTTCTTTAACGGCATGCCATAAGGTTTTGGTCTGAATTAATTTACTGTCCCAATACCAACGACCCGTTTGACCTCCTTCTTCAAAAGGACTGTTGTAAAACACACCATGCTCCGCAGGATAGGCACCTGTTATTATAGTCGTATGAGAAGGATAAGTGACGGATGGAAAAACTCCTCTTACACCATCAGCGGCAACACCCTCCCGGACCATTTTCTTTAAATTTGGCGTAGGCCATTTATCCTTTAAATAAAAATTAGGCCTAAAACCATCAACCGAGATTAAAACTACATGTTCAGCCAAGGACTTCTCTTGCGCCTTTGCAAATTGCGCCATACATAGAAATAAGCATAGCGAGTATAAAATAGTATTGTTTTTCATGTCTTAGATTATATTATAAAAACTAGAGGGTCCAAAGGATTTTTGAATCCCTCTAGATTGAGAAAAAAAATGATTAATTAAATGTATACCGTAGTCCAAGTTGCAATCTCCAAGGTGTACCGTTAATAGGTTCTGTACCTGCACCCGTTTGCACTGAGTAATCATATCCTTGAGTTGCTTGATCAAAGCCGTTGATTCTCATAAAGTCAATTCTACTCCCATAATTATTTGTACTGCCCCAGTCCTTGTTCAGCAAATTCGCAAAGTTGAAGATATCTACAGATAATTCTAGACCTTGTTTTTTGTTTTTGCTCTCAAATCTTTTTTGTAGTCGTAAATCAATATTGGCAGCAAAAGGGTTCCTACCACCATTACGCTCCGCAAAACCTCCGTAGCTATCTCTTAAATATTCTTTAAAATTTTCTGAGGTATCAGGGTCGTTCAATATTTGATTGTAACCATCAATTACAGACTGTGGGGTGCTTGGGTCGTTTGGGTCAAAAATGTAGGCAATATCATTTCTCAAAGTAAAATCACCGTTTGCACTTGTATTATCATCTACATGAAATGAATACCTTGTACCTCCTTGGCCAATTATTGTTGCCCCCAAAGTGAAACCTTTCCAAGTTGGAGTGGCCCCGTTCACTACCATTTTTGTATCAAAGTTATTATCTGAAAAACCATAGTTCAAATCTCGCGGGTCTCCTTCTACGGGAATAAATGTAGAAGTATTTGCAACACAGCAATTATATGACGAATTATCTTTAGAACGATTGAAAGTAATGCTGGCATTTAAATAACCATCTTGACCTATCTGCGCGGCACCTTCAATTACAAGGGCTACATTATCTAGAACCCCATCAGAAGAGAACACCAAAGTTCTACCTACTTGATCAGAAATTCTTGAATTGGTCCAATCCGTACCTCCATTTTCAGAAATGGTATTTGCAGGAACAAAAACCTCTCTACCCTGAGGAGTTACAAAATAAGGTTCCATAACCAAGTTGGCTTCTTGATAGATGTAGTTGTTACTGGTATGACTGTATAGCGCGTTAAAACCCAAACTGTATCTTTCACTAAAAAAATGGGTATAGCTCAAGTTTGCTTTATAGATTGTGGGAACCTGAAAATCTGACCCAACAGTATTGATAGTTGAAAAAGGAGTGACCCCAGCCGGCACACCCGGTACCGTATTGGGATCATTACGATATGACTGAAAGTCTGGTGTGGGCACATTTGCTCCCGTAACATCAATTGCTCCTAAAAGTGTCCCGCTATTTTGAATATTGTTCACTTGTGCGTAATAGTGCGGTTGAGAAGAGAATATACCTCCACCAAGTTTAAAAATATCGGAATTCTGCCCTTTCAAGTTATATGTTAGTTGAAATCTGGGCTGAATATTATTATAATCATCTAATTTTTCATCTGTACGGATACCCAATTCTTGAAAAACTACCGGGTTGAACTCAGCTTCGTCCAAAAACTTAGTCGCATCCCAACGAACACCCGCAACTAAATTTAGATTAGGTGTGATATCGGTTTCTACTTGGGCGAATAAAGAAAGATCTAATACAGTCTGCTTTACAATAGGAAGACCTTGTAGAGGTACTTCTCTAGCATATCTAGATGCGATTTGATTTTCAAAATCATCTAAAGAATCAAAGAAAAAACGCCCGTTTTGTTCATTAGAAAGTAAGGTCTCCAAATTGGTGATCATATTATCCGTACCAAAAGTAAAGTTGTAATTATCAGTGTTCACATATGTAGTATTTGTAAACTGAATTTGGTTCTCCTGATTAGTTTCAGGTGTAAAACGCTGACCTCCCAACTGAACACTTATCGTTCTATCATTTCCATTTGGTAATGCAGATGAAACCTGAACAATAGCACGCGGAATATTAGATTGAGGCAACTCAAGGTTGGGTGTAAAAGCCCTTTCTGCATGTTGATACTGAAACTTAAACTCATTGGTTACCTTAGAGCTGAACATAGAGCGTAATGATAGCATAATACTATTCTCTTGCGACTCAAAATCAGAATATGACTCGGCTACGTCAATACTAGAATTATCATTTACACTAAAAGGGTTTTCCCATTTGTTATAAAGGTTTCTAATTGTTAAACGATGCTTATCATTAATCTGCCAATCTAATCTTAAAAAGAAGTTATTAGCTTCGGTCTCCCTATCGAACTGACCTACTTGTTGTGAATCACTTAAACCATAAACTTCGCGACCAATGTTTAAAAACCGGTCTAAATTAGTTTCAGTAATACCCAGCCTGTTCTCATCATCATCGTTCTGGATTTCGGCTATACTTACCGGTTCACCCGCATCTTGTCTTTCAAAAACCGCGAAAAAGTGCAGCTTATCCTTTATAATAGGACCACCAATACTTAACCCATACTGAGAGTTATAAAAATCAGCATCACGTTCTTGCCCTTGTATGGTATATTTACTCTGTAATCCGTCTGCGCGATGGTAGAAAAAAGTACTTCCGCTAAATTCGTTAGTACCCGATTTGGTAACTGCCGAAATTGAGCCTCCACCCTGTCTACCTTCGGTAACGTTATAATCATTTGTTGATACTTCAAATTCACGAATCGCCTCTTGTGAAATCGTATAAGGCCCACGGCCTATTTCACCGGCGGTTAAGGTATTTCTAGCATTCAGCCCGTCTATAGTAACATTAGTAGAAGTTCTACGTTGTCCGCCTAAATTAATACTACCAGCCCCTTGTAAGGGAGACAAACTGGTTAATCCGGTAAAGTTTCTACCTTCCGTCGCCAGTTTTTTGATCTGGCCTGCGCCAATCTTCGTAGACGCACCCATTTGTTCAATTCTCTTATATAGGCTGTTTGACGAAACAATAACCTCATTTAATGCAGTAGAAGATTCTTGTAAGTCAAAATGCACCGTGAGAGCATCTCCCAAATTTAATGTAAAACCCTCTTGCTTAACATCTGCAAACCCCAGGTAACGGGCAGTTATTTCATAAGGCCCACCTAAAGGCAATTGTAAAATTCTAAAACTCCCGTTTTCATTAGTAATAGCCCCCGAAACAAATCCTGTGGCCTTATTTTTCAAAATGATTTCGGCTCCTAACAAGGGCTCTCCAATATCATCTTTAACCGTGCCGCTCACCGAAGCATTAGTTGCTTGACCAAACGACATGTGCATTGCTCCAAAAATCAGGAACATGGTCATTGTACCTAGATAATTTAAATAATTTGTTTTCATTTTTGTTCTGTGGTTTTTATAAAATTTAAAGGCGCAAAATTACCTTTAACCTAAACCTACCCATGTTAGTTTTTAACATCAGCTTTCTTCTTAACCTTAAGTTTGTGATTTAATAATATTGAGTAATTAATAGCCAATTGAATCGTCTGCATCCGTAACCTTTTGGTCATAAAGACGTATTTTTATAACTCAAAAATTCTACATGGAAAAACAAAGATGCGGTTGGTGCAAAGGCGATACCCTTTATGAAGCCTATCATGATGAAGAATGGGGCTCACCCGTAAAAGATGATGATTTACTTTTTGAGTTTTTGGTTTTAGAAACCTTTCAAGCAGGTTTAAGCTGGATTACCATTTTGAAAAAACGCGAAAATTTCAGAAAGGCGTTTGATAATTTCGACTATAAGAAAATAGTAACTTATGAAGAGGATAAAATTCAAAAATTGCTCCAGGATGCTGGAATTATCAGAAACAAATTAAAGGTTCGTGCAACAGTTTCCAATGCTTTAGCGTTTATAAAAGTGCAAGATGAGTTTGGAAGTTTTAGCAACTATGCTTGGGGATTTGTAAACGAAACACCCTTAAAGAATAGTGTTGAAGATTACAAAACTGCCCCTGCAAACACAGAACTTTCCGATACACTCAGTAAGGACCTAAAGAAAAGAGGTTTTAAGTTTGTGGGCAGTACCGTGGTCTATGCATTTATGCAGGCCGTGGGCATGGTTAATGACCATGAAATTTCTTGCTTTAGGTATAACGAAGTATAGTTGAAGCTAATTATTTTAGAAATTTAAGTGTATGAATTTAAAATCTGTTTCTTTTTTCATCTTATTTACTGTCTTTATTACAGGCACGGCTATTGCCCAAATAAAGGACGAGCGTGAACACCGTATCAGAAAATCTCAATTTCCAGAAAATGCACTTCTTTTCATAC includes:
- a CDS encoding thioredoxin family protein produces the protein MALPITENSTQELIGKALSQAISYEDYRAMVSQLVLEGKATGPEQTEALANYTMLNDRRMKRFDKTVKVSAEDADAIAKLDRKVQLIVLTESWCGDAAPALPVINKVAQLNDNIDLKVILRDENVDLMNRFLTNGGMSIPKLIFWDAENQEVLADWGPRPKLAAKLVADHKAKHGQLLPEIKEEIQQWYNKDKGQSTLKEVLASFPLK
- a CDS encoding esterase-like activity of phytase family protein, translated to MKNYTLEIVGLLILTTIISCEHIDDFIGHGDMQDQSITSLQYIDEYVLPDGSMYAGTEVGGLSGIDYADGKWYMISDDAKAPIRFYTADIQFNENGFENVTINGVTELLNGSNLPFADGEVDPEAIRITTGGSVLWSSEGNINGGVDPVIRIANMKGTYKSNISLSEKFKVSKEENRGPRHNGVIEGLSVSFDKAGYWASMELPLFEDGSEPLVEDTDSPVRMAFINTSGAFGKEFAYELDPIARKFDETAFTVNGVVEILEYDTDKFLVLERSFSTGYADGGNDVKIYNVDASDATDLSGMDSLKGADYKKATKELLFDFESVRGQLTDGVVDNIEGITFGPVLKNGNRSLVLVADNNFSAFGPQLNQFILLEVK
- a CDS encoding Crp/Fnr family transcriptional regulator codes for the protein MKNIRPQLHKKHSLCLYGYLKKSGNPDFFSSVKEITVSKNEFIYKPPLTENYMYELVEGVVKLGGYSETGEENTYDVIYTGDYFGNLKYLNGQFFEFSKTLIDSRIRIYDLTFFKKAIIENPVTSEWFIAYLLKRWCLAEKKLGQVNERSTLQKLEFLQGHYNINVTDIHGDEHILYDLLTQKDKGDLIGATRQTIANALKKKISSSSGLRFQDTECHF
- a CDS encoding alkaline phosphatase family protein; the encoded protein is MAQFAKAQEKSLAEHVVLISVDGFRPNFYLKDKWPTPNLKKMVREGVAADGVRGVFPSVTYPSHTTIITGAYPAEHGVFYNSPFEEGGQTGRWYWDSKLIQTKTLWHAVKEAGKTNASFIWPVSVGAPIDYNIPEFWLLNKDVSRIESMRTKENPKGFLEEMEIAVLGKLNDNTWNGDYLNREDRTGEMAAYTLEKYKPNFMTLHLIATDHFQHEQGREGEKVFTAIAAVDRAVGKIMEAADRAGILGKTTFIVTGDHGFVDVHSALNPNIWLVEEGLMEDSHDRGDWKAAFHTSGASAFLLLKDKNDKKTISKVRAKLNDLPPSIKKLFRVVDRKDLDAIGADPNAVLALAPIPGIAMSSGTKGNILSPRRGGTHGFFPDFKEIETGFLAFGAGVTKGKKIEKMGLEDIAPVVSELLELDFQTKNGILYPGILTQKKN
- a CDS encoding TonB-dependent receptor, which translates into the protein MKTNYLNYLGTMTMFLIFGAMHMSFGQATNASVSGTVKDDIGEPLLGAEIILKNKATGFVSGAITNENGSFRILQLPLGGPYEITARYLGFADVKQEGFTLNLGDALTVHFDLQESSTALNEVIVSSNSLYKRIEQMGASTKIGAGQIKKLATEGRNFTGLTSLSPLQGAGSINLGGQRRTSTNVTIDGLNARNTLTAGEIGRGPYTISQEAIREFEVSTNDYNVTEGRQGGGSISAVTKSGTNEFSGSTFFYHRADGLQSKYTIQGQERDADFYNSQYGLSIGGPIIKDKLHFFAVFERQDAGEPVSIAEIQNDDDENRLGITETNLDRFLNIGREVYGLSDSQQVGQFDRETEANNFFLRLDWQINDKHRLTIRNLYNKWENPFSVNDNSSIDVAESYSDFESQENSIMLSLRSMFSSKVTNEFKFQYQHAERAFTPNLELPQSNIPRAIVQVSSALPNGNDRTISVQLGGQRFTPETNQENQIQFTNTTYVNTDNYNFTFGTDNMITNLETLLSNEQNGRFFFDSLDDFENQIASRYAREVPLQGLPIVKQTVLDLSLFAQVETDITPNLNLVAGVRWDATKFLDEAEFNPVVFQELGIRTDEKLDDYNNIQPRFQLTYNLKGQNSDIFKLGGGIFSSQPHYYAQVNNIQNSGTLLGAIDVTGANVPTPDFQSYRNDPNTVPGVPAGVTPFSTINTVGSDFQVPTIYKANLSYTHFFSERYSLGFNALYSHTSNNYIYQEANLVMEPYFVTPQGREVFVPANTISENGGTDWTNSRISDQVGRTLVFSSDGVLDNVALVIEGAAQIGQDGYLNASITFNRSKDNSSYNCCVANTSTFIPVEGDPRDLNYGFSDNNFDTKMVVNGATPTWKGFTLGATIIGQGGTRYSFHVDDNTSANGDFTLRNDIAYIFDPNDPSTPQSVIDGYNQILNDPDTSENFKEYLRDSYGGFAERNGGRNPFAANIDLRLQKRFESKNKKQGLELSVDIFNFANLLNKDWGSTNNYGSRIDFMRINGFDQATQGYDYSVQTGAGTEPINGTPWRLQLGLRYTFN
- a CDS encoding DNA-3-methyladenine glycosylase I — translated: MEKQRCGWCKGDTLYEAYHDEEWGSPVKDDDLLFEFLVLETFQAGLSWITILKKRENFRKAFDNFDYKKIVTYEEDKIQKLLQDAGIIRNKLKVRATVSNALAFIKVQDEFGSFSNYAWGFVNETPLKNSVEDYKTAPANTELSDTLSKDLKKRGFKFVGSTVVYAFMQAVGMVNDHEISCFRYNEV